Proteins encoded in a region of the Capra hircus breed San Clemente chromosome 3, ASM170441v1, whole genome shotgun sequence genome:
- the LOC108634342 gene encoding uncharacterized protein LOC108634342, which yields MRRARRSAPRCRPAAKRRLSQAGDPTLPRFSDFTHKPSQATAQPHALLVPPRGRSPGARRRLGCSGSISPFSSRSSPAQRRSAVLALSGRRETPDRVTCRGELQAVGLHTQSSGRGRPLWEPRNGWALGGVSSFTPRLASSAPAQGSVPLRSPTPQEFSASWRKRLSLLPLCTATVPRLRDGGSREHPPAPALGAAEPVHSGSFAGRGLWAPERVKKTARVPDHPPDQESRLRSDWKGPTAHAWEICRRAWGVGDASRRVEAWASGQSALWRASWVRVCVSAPLGEGQRWLCVLKYVSERPAPVPSSPLPDRTSGPGTALERSPARPTAPPRGPKVCDLVASCRPTPGRGMTLQGKSM from the coding sequence ATGCGGAGAGCGCGGAGGTCCGCCCCTCGGTGCAGACCCGCTGCAAAGCGCCGCCTGAGCCAGGCAGGGGACCCCACGCTTCCACGCTTCTCTGATTTTACTCACAAACCTAGCCAAGCTACCGCGCAGCCACACGCTCTTTTGGTCCCTCCCCGGGGCCGCAGCCCTGGAGCAAGACGGCGGTTGGGCTGCAGCGGGTCcatctcccctttctcctccagatCATCGCCTGCTCAAAGGCGGTCGGCTGTTTTGGCCCTGAGTGGGAGGCGGGAGACTCCAGATCGTGTGACCTGCAGGGGCGAGCTGCAGGCGGTGGGACTCCACACACAGAGTTCAGGGAGAGGCCGGCCTCTCTGGGAGCCCAGAAATGGCTGGGCCTTGGGCGGCGTGAGCTCTTTTACTCCCAGGCTAGCTAGCTCTGCACCGGCTCAGGGGTCGGTGCCTCTGCGGTCCCCCACACCTCAGGAATTCTCCGCCTCTTGGAGGAAGCGACTTTCGCTCCTTCCATTGTGCACGGCCACTGTCCCCCGGCTGCGTGATGGGGGCTCGCGGGAGCACCCTCCGGCCCCAGCCCTGGGCGCCGCGGAGCCTGTGCACTCCGGTTCGTTCGCGGGAAGAGGGTTGTGGGCTCCGGAGAGGGTGAAAAAAACAGCGCGGGTCCCAGACCACCCGCCCGACCAGGAAAGCCGGCTTCGCAGCGACTGGAAAGGACCGACCGCACACGCTTGGGAGATATGCCGCAGGGCCTGGGGAGTTGGAGACGCTTCCAGGCGTGTGGAGGCCTGGGCATCAGGTCAGAGTGCCTTGTGGCGTGCGTCCTGGGTCcgcgtgtgtgtgtctgccccTCTGGGCGAAGGGCAACGGTGGCTTTGTGTGCTCAAGTACGTCTCTGAGAGGCCGGCGCCAGTGCCGAGTTCTCCCCTTCCCGACCGCACATCTGGGCCGGGGACAGCCCTGGAACGATCGCCAGCCAGGCCCACAGCTCCACCTCGGGGCCCGAAGGTGTGCGACCTGGTCGCGAGCTGCAGACCCACTCCGGGCCGCGGCATGACCCTCCAGGGAAAGAGTATGTGA